One Dioscorea cayenensis subsp. rotundata cultivar TDr96_F1 chromosome 17, TDr96_F1_v2_PseudoChromosome.rev07_lg8_w22 25.fasta, whole genome shotgun sequence DNA window includes the following coding sequences:
- the LOC120280185 gene encoding VIN3-like protein 1 isoform X1 — protein MDPEDKEFSRAFGSNASSSAISTPEENGHIHESANGEESLQEFLKTNPRKELSHSSLEKERKLAQSKGKVSEELSKVVASFKGCKNLGMKKHFSSNSSAANGHTPKKHPRRGEHPIMLPPVEGLLDLKYDRTWICKNSACKAKLTAEDTFCKRCSCCICHHFDDNKDPSLWLVCSSETDDQDWCGLSCHIECAFQRQKVGVIDLGQSIQLDGSYCCASCGKVSGILGYWKKQLLIAKDARRVDVLCYRIFLSYRLLEGTSQFRELHEFVEDAKAKLETEVGPVNGVSAKMARGIVSRLSVAVEVQRLCSLAIEKADEWLCSTSHSHLKLRDSLPAACKFQFEEVTSSSLVIVLKETSSASDSIKGYKLWYCNSRELPYSNDPVVFPRVQRRILISNLQPCTEYAFRIISFTDDGDLGHSEAKCFTKSVEIIQKNTEQNGAEGCSSSAKRGTKAPTNGSSGFKVRNLGKILRQAWAQDEGCCDWLSNDDVEEDSDGGSDAMRPDGAEEDHAEPTVSRRLDLNVVSVPDLNVDATPPPESSPEVENVCSSEKNGQARSNGSGDSQTCAARLVEEVPAVESRPESRKRGASTQDETYDGGSTLVVGSPLRFSKGHGQLDDNYEYCVKVIRWLECQGHIEKDFRMKFLTWFSMRSSAQERRVVITFIRTLIEEPSSLAGQLLDSFLEIVTCKMPRIGFCSKLWH, from the exons ATGGATCCTGAAGATAAAGAGTTTTCCAGAG CCTTTGGCTCAAATGCATCATCAAGTGCTATAAGCACTCCAGAAGAAAATGGACACATCCATGAGAGTGCAAATGGTGAAGAAAGCCTTCAAGAGTTTTTGAAAACCAATCCAAGGAAGGAGCTTAGTCATTCAAGCCTTGAGAAGGAGAGGAAGCTAGCTCAATCAAAAGGTAAGGTGTCCGAAGAACTCTCCAAGGTAGTAGCAAGTTTCAAAGGATGCAAGAACTTGGGGATGAAGAAACATTTTTCAAGTAATTCATCTGCTGCAAATGGTCATACCCCTAAAAAACATCCAAGGAGGGGTGAACACCCTATTATGCTTCCACCTGTGGAGGGTTTGTTGGACTTAAAATATGACAGGACTTGGATTTGTAAGAATTCGGCTTGTAAGGCAAAATTGACTGCGGAGGACACATTTTGTAAGAGGTGCTCTTGTTGTATCTGTCATCACTTTGATGACAATAAGGACCCAAGTCTTTGGTTGGTCTGTTCATCAGAAACAGATGACCAGGATTGGTGTGGTTTGTCTTGCCACATTGAATGTGCTTTCCAACGTCAAAAAGTTGGAGTTATTGATCTTGGGCAATCAATACAGCTTGATGGAAGCTACTGCTGTGCTTCTTGTGGAAAAGTTTCTGGAATATTAGG ATATTGGAAGAAGCAACTATTAATAGCTAAAGATGCTCGGCGGGTGGATGTTCTCTGCTACCGCATATTTTTAAGCTACAGGCTATTAGAGGGCACTTCCCAGTTCAGGGAACTGCATGAATTTGTTGAAGATGCGAAGGCAAAACTTGAAACAGAAGTTGGACCAGTCAATGGAGTTTCAGCAAAGATGGCTCGAGGAATTGTGAGCAGGCTCTCAGTTGCTGTCGAAGTGCAGAGGCTTTGCTCTCTTGCAATTGAAAAGGCGGATGAGTGGCTCTGCTCTACCTCTCATTCACACCTAAAGCTCAGAG ATTCACTTCCTGCAGCTTGCAAGTTCCAGtttgaagaagtaacatcttcTTCTCTAGTTATTGTTTTGAAAGAGACCTCTTCTGCTTCTGACTCTATAAAAGGTTACAAACTTTGGTACTGCAATAGCAGAGAGCTACCATACTCAAATGATCCTGTTGTCTTCCCAAGAGTTCAAAGACGGATTCTGATTTCTAACCTCCAACCATGCACAGAGTATGCCTTTCGGATTATTTCATTTACAGATGACGGAGACCTTGGTCACTCTGAAGCAAAATGTTTTACCAAGAGTGTGGAGATAATCCAGAAGAATACTGAGCAGAATGGTGCCGAAGGATGCTCATCTAGTGCAAAGAGAGGAACCAAAGCTCCAACAAATGGGTCTTCCGGCTTTAAAGTTCGAAATCTTGGGAAAATTTTGCGTCAAGCATGGGCTCAAGACGAAGGTTGCTGTGATTGGCTCTCCAATGATGATGTAGAAGAAGACTCAGATGGTGGAAGTGATGCAATGAGACCTGATGGTGCTGAAGAGGACCATGCTGAGCCAACTGTATCACGTCGGCTTGACTTGAATGTGGTATCGGTTCCTGATCTTAATGTTGATGCGACTCCACCACCTGAGAGCTCTCCTGAAGTAGAGAATGTATGCAGTTCAGAGAAGAACGGACAGGCTCGATCCAATGGTAGTGGTGATTCCCAGACTTGTGCGGCTAGACTAGTTGAAGAGGTACCAGCAGTGGAGTCTCGACCAGAGTCACGGAAACGAGGAGCAAGCACGCAAGATGAAACTTATGATGGTGGTAGCACATTGGTTGTTGGTTCACCTCTTAGATTTTCAAAAGGCCATGGCCAGTTGGATGACAACTATGAGTACTGTGTGAAGGTCATAAGATGGCTAGAATGCCAAGGGCACATCGAGAAGGATTTCCGAATGAAGTTCTTAACCTGGTTTAGCATGAGATCCTCTGCGCAAGAGCGTCGGGTAGTGATTACCTTTATCAGAACCCTGATCGAAGAACCCAGTAGCCTCGCCGGACAGCTACTAGATTCTTTTCTGGAGATTGTGACATGCAAGATGCCGCGGATTGGTTTCTGTAGTAAGTTATGGCATTGA
- the LOC120280185 gene encoding VIN3-like protein 1 isoform X2: MDPEDKEFSRAFGSNASSSAISTPEENGHIHESANGEESLQEFLKTNPRKELSHSSLEKERKLAQSKGKVSEELSKVVASFKGCKNLGMKKHFSSNSSAANGHTPKKHPRRGEHPIMLPPVEGLLDLKYDRTWICKNSACKAKLTAEDTFCKRCSCCICHHFDDNKDPSLWLVCSSETDDQDWCGLSCHIECAFQRQKVGVIDLGQSIQLDGSYCCASCGKVSGILGYWKKQLLIAKDARRVDVLCYRIFLSYRLLEGTSQFRELHEFVEDAKAKLETEVGPVNGVSAKMARGIVSRLSVAVEVQRLCSLAIEKADEWLCSTSHSHLKLRACKFQFEEVTSSSLVIVLKETSSASDSIKGYKLWYCNSRELPYSNDPVVFPRVQRRILISNLQPCTEYAFRIISFTDDGDLGHSEAKCFTKSVEIIQKNTEQNGAEGCSSSAKRGTKAPTNGSSGFKVRNLGKILRQAWAQDEGCCDWLSNDDVEEDSDGGSDAMRPDGAEEDHAEPTVSRRLDLNVVSVPDLNVDATPPPESSPEVENVCSSEKNGQARSNGSGDSQTCAARLVEEVPAVESRPESRKRGASTQDETYDGGSTLVVGSPLRFSKGHGQLDDNYEYCVKVIRWLECQGHIEKDFRMKFLTWFSMRSSAQERRVVITFIRTLIEEPSSLAGQLLDSFLEIVTCKMPRIGFCSKLWH; this comes from the exons ATGGATCCTGAAGATAAAGAGTTTTCCAGAG CCTTTGGCTCAAATGCATCATCAAGTGCTATAAGCACTCCAGAAGAAAATGGACACATCCATGAGAGTGCAAATGGTGAAGAAAGCCTTCAAGAGTTTTTGAAAACCAATCCAAGGAAGGAGCTTAGTCATTCAAGCCTTGAGAAGGAGAGGAAGCTAGCTCAATCAAAAGGTAAGGTGTCCGAAGAACTCTCCAAGGTAGTAGCAAGTTTCAAAGGATGCAAGAACTTGGGGATGAAGAAACATTTTTCAAGTAATTCATCTGCTGCAAATGGTCATACCCCTAAAAAACATCCAAGGAGGGGTGAACACCCTATTATGCTTCCACCTGTGGAGGGTTTGTTGGACTTAAAATATGACAGGACTTGGATTTGTAAGAATTCGGCTTGTAAGGCAAAATTGACTGCGGAGGACACATTTTGTAAGAGGTGCTCTTGTTGTATCTGTCATCACTTTGATGACAATAAGGACCCAAGTCTTTGGTTGGTCTGTTCATCAGAAACAGATGACCAGGATTGGTGTGGTTTGTCTTGCCACATTGAATGTGCTTTCCAACGTCAAAAAGTTGGAGTTATTGATCTTGGGCAATCAATACAGCTTGATGGAAGCTACTGCTGTGCTTCTTGTGGAAAAGTTTCTGGAATATTAGG ATATTGGAAGAAGCAACTATTAATAGCTAAAGATGCTCGGCGGGTGGATGTTCTCTGCTACCGCATATTTTTAAGCTACAGGCTATTAGAGGGCACTTCCCAGTTCAGGGAACTGCATGAATTTGTTGAAGATGCGAAGGCAAAACTTGAAACAGAAGTTGGACCAGTCAATGGAGTTTCAGCAAAGATGGCTCGAGGAATTGTGAGCAGGCTCTCAGTTGCTGTCGAAGTGCAGAGGCTTTGCTCTCTTGCAATTGAAAAGGCGGATGAGTGGCTCTGCTCTACCTCTCATTCACACCTAAAGCTCAGAG CTTGCAAGTTCCAGtttgaagaagtaacatcttcTTCTCTAGTTATTGTTTTGAAAGAGACCTCTTCTGCTTCTGACTCTATAAAAGGTTACAAACTTTGGTACTGCAATAGCAGAGAGCTACCATACTCAAATGATCCTGTTGTCTTCCCAAGAGTTCAAAGACGGATTCTGATTTCTAACCTCCAACCATGCACAGAGTATGCCTTTCGGATTATTTCATTTACAGATGACGGAGACCTTGGTCACTCTGAAGCAAAATGTTTTACCAAGAGTGTGGAGATAATCCAGAAGAATACTGAGCAGAATGGTGCCGAAGGATGCTCATCTAGTGCAAAGAGAGGAACCAAAGCTCCAACAAATGGGTCTTCCGGCTTTAAAGTTCGAAATCTTGGGAAAATTTTGCGTCAAGCATGGGCTCAAGACGAAGGTTGCTGTGATTGGCTCTCCAATGATGATGTAGAAGAAGACTCAGATGGTGGAAGTGATGCAATGAGACCTGATGGTGCTGAAGAGGACCATGCTGAGCCAACTGTATCACGTCGGCTTGACTTGAATGTGGTATCGGTTCCTGATCTTAATGTTGATGCGACTCCACCACCTGAGAGCTCTCCTGAAGTAGAGAATGTATGCAGTTCAGAGAAGAACGGACAGGCTCGATCCAATGGTAGTGGTGATTCCCAGACTTGTGCGGCTAGACTAGTTGAAGAGGTACCAGCAGTGGAGTCTCGACCAGAGTCACGGAAACGAGGAGCAAGCACGCAAGATGAAACTTATGATGGTGGTAGCACATTGGTTGTTGGTTCACCTCTTAGATTTTCAAAAGGCCATGGCCAGTTGGATGACAACTATGAGTACTGTGTGAAGGTCATAAGATGGCTAGAATGCCAAGGGCACATCGAGAAGGATTTCCGAATGAAGTTCTTAACCTGGTTTAGCATGAGATCCTCTGCGCAAGAGCGTCGGGTAGTGATTACCTTTATCAGAACCCTGATCGAAGAACCCAGTAGCCTCGCCGGACAGCTACTAGATTCTTTTCTGGAGATTGTGACATGCAAGATGCCGCGGATTGGTTTCTGTAGTAAGTTATGGCATTGA
- the LOC120280187 gene encoding uncharacterized protein LOC120280187, which translates to MDAGLRALIEAIHSTPAQAVLFLSGGASQALGWILSVPGASSTVLEVVVPYSKTSMAQLLGKMPAKFTSQQTAEEMALLAFNRALKLCRPGSRVIGVGFTGSLASLHPKRGDHRFCLSTRTCDRLWVSNVTLSKGLRSREEEDKVSSHLLVKAIADACKVSAGPHSGLNEFETPVECETHFDEDQELQQLIDGEICMKVYHFSDNHTSNSETKVILSGSFNPLHDGHCKLLEVATSLFGDALPCFEITAINADKPPLSISEIKERVKQFEKIGKTVIISNQPYFYKKAELFPGSAFVIGADTAARLINPKYYGGDYDRMVETLLGCKRSGCTFLVGGRNIDGVFKVLEDFDIPQELKDMFISIPEDRFRIDISSTEIRKSRASSTFVPS; encoded by the exons ATGGACGCTGGCCTTCGAGCCCTTATCGAAGCCATCCACTCCACCCCCGCTCAGGCCGTTCTCTTCCTCTCGGGCGGCGCTTCCCAG GCTCTTGGGTGGATCTTGTCGGTGCCCGGCGCCTCTAGCACCGTGCTTGAAGTTGTCGTCCCTTATTCCAAGACCTCCATGGCTCAATTGCTCGGCAAG ATGCCTGCTAAATTTACCAGTCAACAGACTGCAGAGGAAATGGCTCTTTTGGCCTTTAATCGCGCCTTGAAACTTTGTAGACCAG GCTCACGAGTTATAGGAGTAGGTTTCACTGGATCTTTGGCCAGCTTGCATCCCAAACGTGGAGATCATAG ATTTTGTTTGTCAACAAGAACTTGTGACCGACTTTGGGTTTCCAATGTTACATTGTCAAAG GGTTTACGATCTcgtgaagaagaagataaggtTTCGAGCCATCTCTTGGTAAAG GCAATTGCAGATGCATGCAAAGTTTCAGCTGGTCCACATTCAGGATTAAATGAATTCGAAACGCCTGTTGAGTGTGAAACCCATTTTGATGAGGATCAAGAGCTACAGCAACTTATTGATGGAGAAATATGCATGAAAGTCTATCATTTTTCTG ACAATCATACATCAAATTCTGAGACAAAAGTTATACTGTCTGGCTCCTTTAATCCTTTGCATGATGGTCATTGCAAGCTTTTGGAGGTTGCCACAAG CCTTTTTGGTGATGCATTGCCCTGCTTTGAAATTACAGCAATTAATGCAGACAAACCACCACTGTCAATATCTGAAATCAAAGAACGAGTCAAGCAATTTGAAAAGATAG GGAAAACTGTGATCATCTCAAATCAGCCCTATTTTTACAAGAAAGCAGAACTTTTTCCAGGAAGTGCCTTTGTTATTGGAGCAGACACTGCAGCAAGACTTATCAAT CCAAAATATTATGGCGGGGACTATGATAGAATGGTTGAAACACTGCTCGGATGCAAACGGTCAGGCTGTACATTCCTTGTAGGAGGCCGAAACATAGATGGGGTTTTCAAG GTTCTTGAGGATTTTGATATCCCCCAAGAGTTAAAAGACATGTTCATTTCCATACCAGAGGACAGGTTTCGCATAGATATATCATCAACAGAGATACGTAAAAGCAGAGCTTCATCAACCTTTGTGCCATCATAA